Proteins encoded together in one Hymenobacter monticola window:
- the arfB gene encoding alternative ribosome rescue aminoacyl-tRNA hydrolase ArfB has translation MLPPATAFLPEITFQTSRASGPGGQNVNKVESRVELRFPLRESQVLTEEQKTLILEKLGNQLTAEGLLLIAVQDDRSQLRNKEIALARFHALLLKSLRRPKPRKATKPSKAAVRKRLDSKKIQGEKKASRRKLE, from the coding sequence ATGCTGCCTCCCGCCACCGCCTTCCTGCCCGAAATCACCTTCCAAACCAGCCGGGCCAGCGGGCCGGGCGGACAGAACGTGAACAAGGTGGAATCGCGCGTGGAGCTGCGCTTTCCGTTGCGGGAATCGCAGGTGCTGACCGAGGAACAGAAGACGCTGATACTGGAGAAGTTGGGCAACCAACTCACGGCTGAGGGCCTGCTGCTCATTGCCGTGCAGGACGACCGCAGCCAGCTGCGTAACAAGGAAATTGCCCTGGCCCGCTTCCACGCCCTGCTGCTGAAAAGCCTGCGCCGCCCCAAGCCCCGCAAGGCCACCAAGCCCAGCAAAGCCGCCGTGCGCAAACGCTTGGATAGCAAAAAGATTCAGGGTGAGAAGAAGGCCAGCCGGCGCAAGCTGGAATAG
- a CDS encoding NmrA family NAD(P)-binding protein gives MSKKITVLGATGNIGTALVHTLLQQGHQVTAVSRASARLDALAQAGATTKAGDAHDAAFLTEALRGADAAFLMIPPNVTSPDVLGFMDQIGEATAQAVQAAGLKQAVHLSSIGADEAAGTGPVVGLHRQEARLNAVENLSVVHLRPAYFMENLLANIGMIQHMGITGSATRPDAAFPMVATRDIAAKAAELLAGPALPHRAVQYLLGPRNYTLPEATAAIAQAIGRPELPYVPFSYEDAKKGMVGAGLSENQADLYDEMTRNINEGQSMANGPRDAASTTPTTLEEFAQTVFAPAFKAATA, from the coding sequence ATGTCTAAGAAAATCACCGTCCTCGGCGCCACCGGCAACATTGGTACCGCCCTCGTGCACACGCTGCTGCAACAAGGCCACCAGGTCACGGCTGTGTCGCGTGCCAGCGCCCGCCTCGACGCCCTGGCCCAGGCCGGCGCCACCACCAAAGCCGGCGACGCTCACGACGCGGCCTTCCTCACCGAGGCCCTGCGCGGGGCCGACGCCGCCTTCCTGATGATTCCGCCGAACGTGACCTCGCCCGACGTGCTGGGCTTTATGGACCAAATCGGCGAAGCCACCGCCCAGGCCGTGCAGGCCGCGGGCCTGAAGCAAGCCGTGCACCTGAGCAGCATCGGGGCCGACGAAGCCGCCGGCACCGGCCCCGTAGTGGGCCTGCATCGCCAGGAAGCCCGCCTGAACGCAGTTGAAAACCTGAGCGTAGTGCACCTGCGCCCGGCTTACTTCATGGAAAACCTGCTGGCTAACATTGGTATGATTCAGCACATGGGCATCACGGGCTCGGCCACGCGGCCCGACGCGGCCTTCCCGATGGTAGCCACCCGCGACATTGCCGCCAAGGCTGCCGAGCTGCTGGCCGGCCCGGCGCTGCCCCACCGCGCCGTGCAGTACCTGTTGGGCCCCCGCAACTACACCCTACCCGAAGCCACGGCTGCCATTGCCCAAGCCATTGGTCGGCCGGAGCTGCCCTACGTGCCCTTCTCCTACGAAGACGCCAAGAAAGGCATGGTGGGCGCCGGCCTCAGCGAGAACCAGGCCGACCTCTACGACGAGATGACGCGCAACATCAACGAAGGCCAGTCGATGGCCAATGGCCCGCGCGACGCCGCCAGCACCACGCCCACCACGCTCGAAGAATTTGCCCAAACGGTGTTTGCGCCGGCATTTAAGGCTGCGACGGCGTAA
- a CDS encoding 3-oxoacyl-ACP synthase III family protein, translating to MYLHHVASYLPEAVVTNAHFTRLNGLANEWIIERTGIQERRKAGPGENANTMAIAATRAAFEAAPAFASESVDLIVVGTYTPHDTIFTAAHAVQRDLGVNEIPTVSISSACSSLLNAVEIVEGYFAMGKARRAVVVVTEHNTAYNNEEDTMAGHLWGDGAAALLISKERLSDDDLHIREVVTGGAAPVSKADESVTLKPVEKGIVMPFGRDVFQQACIYMAKVTQQLLTKHHIPTEELTYLIPHQANLRISNNVVKQLGLDPARAVNNIQRLGNTGCAGAAIGLAEVWDTLKAGDKVIITVFGGGYSYGAMLLNK from the coding sequence GTGTACCTTCACCATGTGGCGTCCTACCTCCCGGAGGCCGTCGTTACCAATGCTCACTTCACGCGCCTCAATGGCCTGGCCAACGAGTGGATAATTGAGCGAACCGGCATTCAGGAGCGCCGCAAAGCGGGCCCCGGCGAAAATGCGAATACCATGGCCATTGCCGCCACCCGTGCGGCGTTTGAGGCCGCCCCGGCTTTTGCGTCGGAAAGTGTTGATTTGATTGTGGTGGGCACCTACACCCCGCACGACACCATTTTCACAGCGGCCCACGCCGTGCAGCGCGACCTGGGCGTGAACGAAATTCCGACGGTGAGCATCTCGTCGGCCTGCTCGTCGCTGCTCAACGCGGTGGAGATTGTGGAGGGCTACTTCGCCATGGGCAAAGCCCGTCGCGCCGTGGTCGTTGTCACGGAGCATAACACCGCTTACAACAACGAAGAAGACACCATGGCCGGCCACCTGTGGGGCGACGGCGCGGCGGCCCTGCTCATCAGCAAAGAGCGCCTCAGCGACGATGACCTGCACATCCGCGAAGTCGTCACGGGTGGGGCCGCGCCTGTGAGCAAGGCCGACGAGTCGGTGACGCTGAAACCGGTAGAAAAAGGCATTGTGATGCCCTTCGGCCGCGACGTGTTTCAGCAAGCCTGCATCTACATGGCCAAGGTGACGCAGCAACTGCTCACGAAGCACCACATTCCCACCGAGGAGCTGACCTACCTCATTCCGCATCAGGCCAACCTGCGCATCTCTAACAACGTGGTGAAGCAGCTTGGCCTCGACCCGGCCCGCGCCGTGAACAACATCCAGCGCCTGGGCAACACCGGCTGCGCCGGCGCCGCCATCGGCCTGGCCGAGGTGTGGGACACGCTGAAGGCCGGCGACAAGGTCATCATCACGGTGTTCGGTGGTGGGTACTCCTATGGGGCGATGCTCTTAAATAAGTAG
- a CDS encoding SAM-dependent methyltransferase, with amino-acid sequence MNTLFLIPTPLADDTAPQVLPPQVVSAVTALPYFLVENLRTARRFVKSVAPHRVIEEIRFVVIDKDSSEAEVRAALAPLQKEGIDAGILSEAGCPGIADPGAALAREAHRQGVRVVPLVGPSSLLLALMASGLNGQQFAFHGYLPIEKAPRAAAIKALEKEAQQRQQSQLFIETPYRNGALFADLLAHLQPGTRLCVAADVTGAGEFIKTLTVADWRKRPAPELHRIPTVFVLGV; translated from the coding sequence ATGAATACCCTCTTCCTCATTCCCACGCCGTTGGCCGACGACACGGCCCCGCAGGTGCTGCCGCCGCAAGTGGTAAGTGCCGTGACGGCCCTCCCCTATTTCCTGGTCGAAAACCTTCGCACGGCCCGCCGCTTCGTAAAAAGCGTGGCCCCGCACCGCGTGATTGAGGAAATCCGCTTCGTCGTCATCGACAAAGACAGCTCGGAAGCTGAAGTGCGCGCCGCCCTTGCGCCCTTGCAAAAAGAAGGTATCGATGCGGGCATTCTCAGCGAAGCCGGCTGCCCAGGCATTGCCGACCCAGGTGCGGCGCTGGCGCGCGAAGCTCACCGGCAGGGCGTGCGTGTAGTGCCGTTGGTGGGGCCGTCGTCGTTGCTGCTGGCGCTCATGGCCTCGGGGCTGAACGGGCAGCAGTTTGCCTTCCACGGGTATCTGCCCATCGAGAAAGCGCCGCGCGCCGCGGCCATCAAGGCTTTAGAAAAAGAGGCCCAACAGCGGCAACAGTCGCAGCTGTTTATCGAAACGCCTTACCGCAACGGCGCCTTGTTCGCTGATTTGTTGGCGCACCTGCAGCCCGGCACCCGTCTGTGCGTGGCGGCTGATGTGACGGGTGCGGGCGAGTTCATCAAAACCCTGACGGTGGCCGACTGGCGCAAGCGGCCGGCGCCGGAGCTGCACAGGATTCCGACGGTGTTTGTGCTGGGCGTATAG
- a CDS encoding FG-GAP repeat domain-containing protein has product MRFFAKRHVSQPAFMPWSTNFRRYWWLLPVCAGLIGILLLLTKGPDPQPTSAPARRTVRAKPTPRVPGVVSSPLGSEEHMVAMADFNGDGHLDLAHANENYGEFNFDPQGTVTVWYGDGRGGLRHGPVLRDADVVVLAGLDADADGDADLLTGGSIYQQAGGPLLLWRNEGRGRLVPQPVPVLPDWGDVDDLNVGDVDGDGDPDVVLAAGAQLAVGLNDGHGRWQFRKVAQKHGFYNEPYKRVALADVDGDHDLDILSPGERGNMLLNDGQGHFGHEQILPKCSGYSVAIGDLNGDARPDLVMELGDIGEGQLGVFLNDGRGHFGRPDLTDTLAHDGQSLVALGDVDHDGDLDLVIGNGTVGVRLNQGRGTFEPLYRVPAPSSHIQELHLADINHDGQLDMLVPSDVTRAHPRQPRRATLATLAPPTGQECYEEVDQLPMAVGGGPVHLVVEAAMLARLVLPAGYSIGLASLPYRMELVVGQSGAVEHVRLGGQIAPAVDSAMLDTLRQLRLAPGRLHGRAVRMLLPLQPRLAAQGPPRTLLTAEPGEAPVYAHADRLPTGPGGGPLVPYLREQVLNHFLLPDTVRVPPHGRVVLGGVVEKDGTVTSRRGLDELRSDIAETLIPGLGSEQRVVPGRQHGRRVRVAVRVPIELTGPHAPLRYSEAQRLEDQTRQRGWARRRPDETDDQFVRRVLPISLAEGGYGRVVAHAWRPGAFGRQLFLSVSPGQGDNPHGTDLLVLDPYRPNRYALSILPVRELDDGISLEDFFFADVNRDGREELLALKRCDLRGTLLTRHGRYTYSGSEPRYATDVFFLAGTSRAGRPRYRPDTAERFYLDDLPTVAAVRRALARHWAGAGRRKRE; this is encoded by the coding sequence GTGCGTTTCTTTGCTAAGCGCCACGTTTCGCAACCCGCCTTCATGCCTTGGTCGACCAACTTCCGCCGTTATTGGTGGCTACTGCCGGTGTGCGCCGGGCTGATAGGAATTCTGCTTTTGCTGACCAAAGGACCTGACCCGCAGCCGACTTCGGCTCCGGCCCGGAGGACAGTGCGCGCCAAACCCACTCCGCGCGTGCCCGGCGTCGTGAGCTCGCCCCTCGGCTCGGAAGAGCACATGGTGGCCATGGCCGACTTCAACGGCGACGGCCACCTGGACCTGGCCCATGCCAACGAGAACTACGGCGAGTTCAATTTCGACCCGCAAGGCACCGTGACCGTCTGGTACGGCGACGGCCGCGGGGGCCTGCGCCACGGGCCGGTGCTGCGCGACGCGGACGTGGTGGTGCTGGCGGGCCTCGACGCCGACGCGGACGGCGACGCCGACCTGCTGACGGGCGGCAGCATCTACCAGCAAGCGGGCGGCCCCTTGCTGCTGTGGCGCAACGAGGGCCGGGGCCGGCTGGTGCCGCAGCCTGTTCCTGTACTCCCCGATTGGGGCGATGTGGACGACCTGAACGTGGGCGATGTGGACGGCGACGGCGACCCCGACGTGGTGCTGGCCGCCGGCGCCCAGCTGGCGGTGGGGCTGAACGACGGGCATGGCCGCTGGCAATTCCGGAAAGTGGCCCAAAAGCACGGTTTCTACAACGAGCCTTACAAGCGCGTGGCCCTGGCCGACGTGGACGGCGACCACGACCTGGATATCCTCTCGCCCGGCGAGCGGGGCAACATGCTCCTCAACGACGGCCAAGGCCACTTTGGCCACGAGCAAATTCTGCCGAAATGCAGCGGCTACAGCGTGGCTATTGGCGACCTCAACGGCGACGCGCGGCCCGACCTGGTGATGGAACTGGGCGACATTGGCGAAGGCCAGTTGGGCGTGTTTCTGAACGACGGCCGCGGGCATTTCGGCCGGCCGGACCTAACGGATACGCTGGCGCACGACGGCCAAAGCCTGGTGGCGCTGGGCGACGTAGACCACGACGGCGACCTCGACTTGGTTATCGGTAATGGGACGGTAGGGGTGCGCCTCAACCAGGGCCGGGGCACGTTTGAACCCCTCTACCGAGTGCCTGCGCCGTCGTCGCACATCCAAGAGCTTCACCTGGCTGACATCAACCACGACGGGCAACTCGACATGCTGGTGCCGAGCGATGTGACGCGGGCCCACCCCCGGCAGCCGCGGCGCGCTACCCTGGCCACTTTGGCCCCGCCCACGGGCCAGGAGTGTTACGAAGAAGTTGACCAACTGCCCATGGCTGTGGGGGGCGGGCCGGTGCATCTCGTGGTAGAGGCCGCCATGCTGGCCCGCCTCGTGCTGCCCGCCGGGTATAGCATCGGCCTGGCCTCCTTGCCGTACCGGATGGAGCTGGTGGTGGGCCAAAGCGGGGCGGTGGAGCACGTCCGGCTGGGTGGGCAGATTGCGCCCGCCGTCGACTCGGCCATGCTGGACACGCTGCGGCAACTGCGCCTGGCGCCCGGCCGGCTGCACGGCCGGGCGGTGCGCATGCTGCTGCCCCTGCAGCCCCGGCTGGCGGCGCAGGGCCCCCCGCGCACCTTGCTTACCGCCGAGCCCGGCGAGGCCCCGGTATACGCCCACGCCGACCGCCTGCCGACCGGGCCGGGCGGCGGGCCGCTGGTGCCGTATCTGCGAGAGCAGGTGTTGAACCATTTCCTGCTGCCCGATACCGTGCGCGTGCCCCCGCACGGCCGTGTGGTGCTGGGCGGGGTGGTGGAGAAAGACGGGACCGTGACCAGCCGCCGGGGGCTAGACGAACTGCGGTCGGATATTGCCGAAACCTTGATTCCGGGCCTGGGCAGCGAGCAGCGGGTGGTGCCCGGCCGCCAGCACGGCCGGCGCGTGCGGGTGGCCGTGCGGGTGCCCATCGAGCTCACCGGGCCGCATGCGCCCCTGCGTTACTCCGAAGCCCAGCGCCTCGAAGACCAGACCCGGCAGCGGGGCTGGGCCCGCCGGCGCCCCGATGAAACCGACGACCAGTTTGTGCGCCGGGTGCTGCCCATCTCGCTGGCGGAGGGTGGCTACGGCCGCGTGGTAGCCCACGCGTGGCGGCCCGGCGCGTTTGGCCGGCAACTGTTCCTCAGTGTCAGCCCCGGGCAGGGTGACAACCCGCACGGCACCGACCTGCTGGTGCTCGACCCCTATCGCCCTAACCGGTATGCCCTGAGCATATTGCCGGTGCGGGAGCTGGATGATGGTATTTCCCTGGAAGACTTCTTCTTTGCCGACGTGAACCGCGACGGACGCGAGGAATTGCTGGCCCTGAAGCGGTGCGACCTGCGCGGCACCCTGCTCACGCGCCACGGCCGCTACACCTATTCCGGCTCCGAGCCGCGCTACGCCACCGACGTTTTCTTCTTGGCTGGCACCAGCCGCGCCGGTCGCCCGCGCTACCGCCCCGACACGGCCGAACGTTTCTACCTCGACGACCTGCCCACCGTGGCGGCCGTGCGCCGCGCCCTGGCCCGGCACTGGGCCGGGGCTGGCCGGCGCAAGCGGGAGTAG
- a CDS encoding ammonium transporter — translation MTRKQYLATACLGLILLSAGLAAFLPQNHPEARPDAFNPADLAWMLSASGLVLLMTPGLAFFYGGMVSKRNVISTMLQSFIALGVISMLWYVVGFSLAFGDSIGGVIGNPLTFFMFNNVGTAPHARLATNLPLVLFAAFQLKFAIITPALISGAFAERIRFWGYLLFMCLFSLLIYCPLAHWTWHPDGFLFKWGVLDFAGGTVVHISAGFAALAGALALGRRHTHLEGHTHVPPNVPFILIGTGLLWFGWFGFNAGSALAANATAVQAFMTTHLASAAAMLTWMMIEAVRGQRPSAAGAAIGAVVGLVAITPAAGYISYGPALFIGVVAAAISAGAVDLKNKTTLDDTLDVFPCHGVGGIVGMILTAVFAKDGGLATTGDWTLLLKHVGALAFISVFTFGGSYLLYKLTNLLIPIRVNALHEADGLDLSQHGETVLPAPDEHLPVSEPRFVVRAS, via the coding sequence ATGACCCGTAAACAATACTTAGCTACCGCTTGCCTGGGCCTTATCCTGTTATCGGCTGGCCTTGCGGCTTTTCTGCCCCAGAACCATCCCGAAGCCAGGCCCGACGCGTTCAATCCTGCCGACCTGGCATGGATGCTTTCTGCTTCCGGCCTTGTGCTGCTGATGACGCCCGGCCTGGCCTTTTTCTACGGCGGCATGGTGAGCAAGCGCAACGTCATTTCGACCATGTTGCAGAGCTTCATCGCGCTGGGTGTGATATCGATGCTGTGGTACGTGGTGGGCTTCTCGCTGGCGTTTGGCGACAGCATTGGCGGCGTCATTGGCAATCCGCTCACGTTTTTCATGTTCAACAACGTGGGCACCGCGCCCCACGCCCGGCTGGCCACCAACCTGCCGCTGGTGCTCTTCGCGGCGTTCCAGCTGAAGTTTGCCATCATCACGCCGGCCCTCATCAGCGGCGCTTTTGCTGAGCGGATTCGCTTCTGGGGCTACCTGCTGTTCATGTGCCTGTTCAGTCTGCTCATCTACTGCCCGCTGGCGCACTGGACCTGGCATCCCGACGGCTTCCTGTTCAAATGGGGTGTGCTCGATTTTGCGGGCGGCACGGTGGTGCACATCTCGGCCGGCTTCGCGGCGCTGGCGGGCGCGCTGGCCCTGGGCCGCCGCCACACCCACCTCGAAGGCCACACCCACGTGCCGCCCAACGTGCCGTTCATCCTCATCGGCACGGGTTTGCTGTGGTTTGGCTGGTTCGGCTTTAATGCGGGTTCGGCTTTAGCGGCCAATGCCACCGCGGTGCAGGCCTTCATGACTACGCACCTGGCCTCGGCCGCCGCCATGCTCACCTGGATGATGATTGAAGCCGTGCGCGGGCAGCGGCCCTCGGCGGCCGGCGCGGCCATCGGCGCGGTGGTGGGGCTGGTGGCCATCACCCCGGCGGCGGGCTACATCAGCTACGGACCGGCCCTGTTTATTGGGGTGGTAGCGGCGGCCATCAGCGCGGGTGCGGTCGATTTGAAGAACAAAACCACGCTCGACGATACCCTCGATGTATTCCCCTGCCACGGCGTGGGCGGCATTGTGGGCATGATTCTGACGGCCGTTTTCGCCAAAGACGGCGGCTTGGCTACTACCGGCGACTGGACGCTGTTGCTGAAGCACGTCGGTGCCCTGGCCTTCATCTCCGTCTTCACCTTCGGCGGCTCCTACCTGCTCTACAAGCTTACCAACCTGCTCATTCCCATCCGGGTGAATGCACTGCACGAAGCCGACGGCCTCGACCTGAGCCAGCACGGCGAAACGGTGCTGCCCGCCCCCGATGAGCACCTGCCGGTGAGTGAGCCCCGGTTTGTGGTTCGGGCCTCGTAG
- a CDS encoding carbohydrate porin, translating to MRRPAEEAHNWSLHFQQTFIDQWHNDLTTPYTGDFSLADRESAKLSMTSTFFIGRRLWKNAAVYFNPEVAGGSGLSSARGIAGFPNGETFRIGVADPVLYLARLYVRQVFALSPETDEDVDDLNQVAGPTPRHYISVNVGKLCLADFFDQNSYSHDPRTQFMNWSLMSAGAWDYAANTRGYTVGGVLEYVTPTFSARFASAQLPTYANGPTLDGRYGQVHAETLELTHTYHLAHHQGTVRLLGFRNVAPMATYRTATALGQATGQQPDLELVRRDGHTKVGFGLNAEQEISKNVGLFARVSYNDGRNETWAFTEIDHSASLGVVSTGARWRRPDDRLGVAVVANGISAEHQAYLAAGGYGFIVGDGALNYGLEKIGEAYYSIDLHRYHAAISPDYQFILNPAYNRDRSGPVHVVAVRLHVEF from the coding sequence TTGCGCCGGCCGGCCGAAGAGGCGCACAACTGGAGCCTGCACTTCCAGCAAACCTTCATCGACCAGTGGCATAATGATTTGACGACGCCCTACACCGGCGACTTCAGCTTGGCCGACCGCGAATCGGCCAAGCTGTCGATGACCAGCACCTTCTTCATTGGGCGGCGGCTGTGGAAGAACGCAGCGGTGTATTTCAACCCCGAGGTGGCCGGCGGCAGCGGCCTGAGCAGCGCCCGCGGCATTGCGGGCTTTCCCAATGGCGAAACCTTTCGCATTGGCGTGGCCGACCCGGTGCTGTACCTGGCCCGCCTCTACGTGCGCCAGGTGTTTGCCCTGAGCCCGGAAACCGACGAGGACGTGGACGACCTCAACCAGGTGGCCGGCCCCACACCCCGCCATTACATTTCGGTGAATGTGGGCAAGCTGTGCCTGGCCGATTTCTTCGACCAAAATAGCTATTCGCACGACCCGCGCACCCAGTTCATGAACTGGAGTCTGATGAGCGCCGGCGCCTGGGACTATGCCGCCAACACCCGCGGCTACACCGTGGGCGGCGTGCTCGAATACGTGACGCCCACCTTCAGCGCCCGCTTCGCCTCGGCGCAGCTGCCCACCTATGCCAACGGCCCCACCCTGGACGGCCGCTACGGCCAGGTGCACGCCGAAACCCTGGAACTGACGCATACCTACCACTTGGCGCACCACCAGGGCACGGTGCGCCTGCTGGGCTTCCGCAACGTGGCGCCCATGGCCACCTACCGCACGGCCACGGCGCTGGGCCAGGCCACCGGCCAGCAACCCGACCTGGAGCTGGTGCGCCGCGACGGCCACACCAAAGTGGGCTTCGGCCTGAACGCAGAGCAGGAAATCAGCAAGAATGTAGGCCTGTTTGCCCGCGTGAGCTACAACGACGGCCGCAACGAAACCTGGGCTTTCACCGAAATCGACCACAGTGCCAGCCTGGGCGTGGTGAGCACCGGCGCCCGCTGGCGCCGGCCCGACGACCGCCTCGGCGTGGCCGTGGTGGCCAACGGCATCAGCGCCGAGCACCAGGCCTACCTAGCGGCCGGCGGCTACGGCTTCATCGTGGGCGATGGGGCACTGAACTACGGGCTGGAAAAGATTGGCGAGGCGTACTACAGCATCGACCTGCACCGCTACCACGCCGCCATCAGCCCCGATTACCAGTTCATTCTGAACCCGGCTTACAACCGCGACCGCAGCGGCCCGGTGCACGTGGTGGCCGTGCGCTTGCATGTGGAGTTTTAG
- a CDS encoding alpha/beta fold hydrolase, whose translation MPLLHHLDQGQGRPLVILHGLFGTLDNWQSLARRWATEAGMRVVSVDLRNHGRSFHSNEHTYDLMAQDVLELFDYLQLGPDTVLMGHSMGGKVAMRLALDNPERLAKLIVVDIAPRFSNMEHQDDIVAGLQAVDFSTCTNRQEADAALAKHIRSVGVRQFLLKNLYRREDNTFAWRINLPVLAAQLAAIGEETISKAPFLKPALFIRGGKSDYITAEDKLTGIPALFPNSQVATVVDAGHWVHAEKPEEVFELVKAFALS comes from the coding sequence ATGCCTTTGCTTCACCACCTCGACCAGGGCCAGGGGCGCCCGCTGGTCATCCTCCACGGCCTATTCGGCACCCTCGACAATTGGCAGAGCCTGGCTCGCCGCTGGGCCACCGAGGCCGGGATGCGCGTGGTCAGCGTCGATTTGCGCAACCACGGCCGCTCTTTTCACTCCAATGAGCACACCTACGACCTCATGGCGCAGGACGTGCTGGAGTTGTTCGACTACCTGCAGCTCGGCCCCGACACCGTACTGATGGGCCACAGCATGGGCGGCAAAGTGGCCATGCGCCTGGCGCTGGATAATCCCGAGCGGCTGGCCAAGCTGATTGTGGTCGACATCGCGCCGCGCTTCTCCAACATGGAGCACCAGGACGACATCGTGGCTGGCCTGCAGGCCGTCGATTTCAGCACCTGCACCAACCGGCAGGAGGCCGACGCCGCCCTGGCCAAGCACATCCGCAGCGTGGGCGTGCGGCAGTTTTTATTGAAAAATCTTTACCGTCGGGAAGACAACACTTTCGCTTGGCGCATCAACCTGCCCGTGCTGGCGGCCCAGTTGGCGGCCATTGGGGAGGAAACCATCAGCAAAGCGCCGTTTCTAAAGCCGGCGCTCTTTATTCGGGGCGGCAAGTCGGACTACATTACGGCGGAGGACAAACTGACCGGTATTCCGGCGCTGTTTCCGAACTCGCAGGTGGCCACTGTGGTCGACGCCGGCCATTGGGTACATGCTGAGAAGCCAGAGGAGGTTTTCGAATTGGTGAAGGCGTTTGCGCTGAGTTGA
- a CDS encoding head GIN domain-containing protein produces MKDFRITSIAASLMLLAVGALSSFTASHALPDRETRSVGAFTEVSLGGSSRVVVKQGSPQSVAVEGSKDDLADFETEVQGGQLRLKFRNQEGREFNNKKHGPVTVYVTAPTLKALRVGGSGKLEVSGPLQADGMTLSLSGSGDLLVPQLQASKLETAVSGSGSIMVGGTATSNDIRISGSGQVKAHDLKTETSRARISGSGDAHVYASRTAEGSTSGSGSMYVAGGAQLSSNTHGSGRVVKE; encoded by the coding sequence ATGAAAGATTTCCGGATTACCTCGATAGCTGCCAGCCTGATGCTGTTGGCCGTGGGCGCGCTGTCGTCCTTCACCGCTAGCCATGCGCTGCCCGACCGCGAAACCCGTTCGGTGGGCGCATTTACCGAAGTCAGCCTCGGCGGCTCGTCGCGGGTGGTGGTGAAGCAGGGCAGCCCCCAGAGCGTGGCGGTGGAAGGCAGCAAGGATGACCTGGCTGATTTTGAAACCGAAGTGCAGGGCGGGCAGCTGCGCCTGAAGTTCCGCAACCAGGAGGGGCGGGAGTTCAACAATAAAAAACACGGCCCCGTGACGGTGTACGTGACCGCGCCTACCCTGAAGGCCCTGCGCGTGGGCGGCTCGGGCAAGCTCGAAGTGAGCGGCCCCCTGCAAGCCGATGGCATGACGCTGAGCCTGAGCGGCTCGGGCGACTTGCTGGTGCCCCAGCTGCAGGCCAGTAAGCTGGAAACCGCCGTGTCGGGTTCGGGCTCGATAATGGTAGGCGGCACCGCCACCAGCAACGACATCCGCATCAGCGGCTCGGGCCAGGTGAAGGCCCATGACCTGAAAACCGAAACCAGCCGCGCCCGCATCAGCGGCTCGGGCGATGCCCACGTGTACGCCAGCCGCACGGCCGAAGGCTCCACCTCGGGCTCGGGCAGCATGTACGTGGCCGGGGGAGCCCAGCTCAGCAGCAACACCCACGGCAGCGGCCGGGTGGTGAAGGAATAA
- a CDS encoding winged helix-turn-helix transcriptional regulator: MSKLTKQQTAEAYWSSADAERNLTCPVRTTLNVLGGKWKLLILSYLLDEPRRYGELRRLMPEITEKMLIQELRELELDGIVARTVHQTVPPRVDYALTEQGQRVQPLFGELVGWGKQYLDRTGGCGLPARPASTVKMG, translated from the coding sequence ATGTCGAAACTCACCAAGCAGCAAACGGCCGAAGCCTACTGGTCGTCGGCCGATGCCGAGCGCAACCTGACGTGCCCCGTGCGCACCACCCTCAACGTACTGGGCGGCAAGTGGAAGCTGCTCATCCTGTCTTACCTGCTCGACGAGCCCCGGCGCTACGGCGAGCTGCGCCGGCTAATGCCCGAAATCACGGAGAAGATGCTGATTCAGGAGCTGCGCGAGCTGGAACTCGATGGCATCGTGGCCCGCACCGTGCACCAAACCGTGCCGCCGCGCGTCGACTACGCCCTGACCGAGCAGGGGCAGCGCGTGCAGCCGCTGTTCGGTGAGCTGGTGGGCTGGGGCAAACAGTACCTTGACCGCACGGGCGGCTGCGGGCTGCCGGCCCGGCCCGCCTCAACGGTGAAAATGGGGTAA